The following nucleotide sequence is from Amblyraja radiata isolate CabotCenter1 chromosome 22, sAmbRad1.1.pri, whole genome shotgun sequence.
tgaattgtccctagtgtaggatagtgtacggagatcgctgggtGGCGCAGCTTGATGgctggagggtctgtttccacactatctctaaatctgaaactaaaactaagataGGTCCTGTAAAGGGTTATGGAATGTTTTTGCATATTTTATAAAAACTATCTGTTGTAGCATTGGAAATAAAGGATGACAATGTTAGGAAATGCggagtgtaggatggaactgcagatgctggtttaaaccaaagatagacacaaaatactggagtaactcagcaggccaggtggcatctctggggagaaggaatgggtggcgttttgggtctcgacccttcttcagtgagttgctatagcattttatgtctatctttagcagATGTAGATACAGATATTTGATGATCTGCTATAAATAATAAAGAAAATGCAATGCATAGTTACCTTTAATGCAAACTGAATGGGAGCAATGGGATGAACTGAAAGTTTGAAATACATGTTTAACACATTATGTAGTCCCAGACTGTACTTTCCCGGAAGTTCCAGTGTATAAATTATGATGATAAACATGACTTGGATTTTACAGCAGATACATCACCATTTGGGATATCGGCATCACTGTGAGGCAAGATAGTGGTGGTGTGCCACTGTCCTTCTAGTTAAGGTAGTGCAACAATGCTGGTGGctgaggaattccaggatttgaacccagtccattatttattatgtaaaagaatatgtgtgttatgattgtgtttatagtttggttgtttgtcttttgcacaaaagtccgcgagcattgccactttcatttcactgcacatctcatatgtgtatgtgacaaataaacttgacttgactgtcaTGAAGAAATGACTGGCTCTTTCCAGGTTGCTATCATACgtggggcggggggatgggattaCCTGCAGGAGTTGACTTTATTGTGTGCCTGGTCTCCTTGACTTTCTTGGTAGTAAATCTGTCTTTAAGAGATGCCCACGTGGGTATTACAGTGCATTTCGCAGGTGGTGCATGTTATGccatctggatgcgaatagatgttCAGAGTGGTGGATCAAGCAGGCTGCTTTGGCTTGGATGGTGTTGAGCCTTTGATTGTTACAGTtcccattatgctgcatctgacaAGCAAGGTGGAAAGGCTTTGCGACATCAGGTGATCAGTGACCTAGTTGGTCAGTGATGTGCAGCATTTTCTTTACACTCTGacttttaaaaattattattcATACTTCTACCCTCACTGCTTGCAGAAAATTGAGAAACAATTTCATTTTGCTCAATTCTTTTTGATTAACTGTGCACTTTAATTCACTACTAATTCAGTTTCTATTGCGTTCTCATATTTACTTGGGTTTGTTTTTCAGAACCGTAACCCATCTGTGGCTGTGTACCACACAAACCGTGCTCTGTGCTATGTGAAGATGCAACAATTCGACAAGGCGGTGGCAGACTGTAAACATGCCCTGGAGTTAGATAGCCAATCTGTTAAGGCTCACTTCTTCCTGGGACAGTGCCTGGTGGAAATGGAGAATTATGATGAAGCAATCGGCAACTTGAATCGAGGTCAGAGATCCAGCTTTTGTTCATGATCAATCCATGCATAATTGTGGGCAGAACTCCGTCAATAGGAAAGATGAGGGGATTCAATCATTGCAGTTATTTTTGGGATGAGGACTTTACTAGCGAGACCAGCAATTATTACTCATTCCAGCTTGCCCTTGAAGGTGGCGGTGAGCTGCTTGCAGTCCTCTGGTAAAGGTACTCCCATAATAGAGTGGGGAGGCTGTCTTTATGTTTAGACctaacaatgatgaaggaagcATTAGTGATGTTCATATGTCATGCAGACGTATCCAGTCACAAATTTAGTGGTTtaaagttttgatttttttttttaagttcctgCTTTTGGATAGTTCAGAGAGAAGTTATTGTTTGGCTCATCCATTTAATTAATCAGGCTATCATTGTTGAAGTCTAGTCTTTATTGTAATCACATTGGCTACTTTTTGTGAATATTTCTAATGTGACCTTTTGACTAACTGCTTAATCTGAACATAGTTATGCTGAAAGCCAATTGGCTGTGTTCATctatgataaaaatgtaaaaattaggCTGTGAAAAATGTTCTCACTCATACCATTGGAAGGCATTTCTAACACGATATGGTGTAGGATTCCTATGCATGGTTACAGCATATGGTCATTTTCAGAAGTACAGCAATGATAAACCATTTTGACATTTTCTATATCAACCATCTCTTGGTGTCTCTCAGTGAAACTGAAATGTATGGATTATGGGGGGGTAAAATAGACTCCAAgtgctggttaggcagcatccctggagaacacggatagacaattctttgggtcgggatccttcagactgattgtagttgtgGAGAGAAAGGTGGAGGAGATGTGGGGGTAGCAGactctgtcccacccccacttCTTCTAGGTTTCCTTCCCTAAAATAAATGAGtgatgcagagctgccaagtagtacggattttctgtattttgtacggaaatgcgataagaatacggatgtacggatttgctttgtaaaatatggattttttaaaaatcggcccgacttcctgtttcatcttgctgcttaaaaaaatgcaaggatataaaaagtcatactgtaactcaaattatagcagattaaatctattagtattttaaatttcaagatctggatgattatttttgtaagctttgatctgcctgtcccgctacaggtttaaacagcgctgtcagtttagcgcgtgggaatttaaatgaACAGCGCTGTGGGTTCTAAttatagcgctaccagctggagcgctattgtagcaatgttacaaaattttgagatttaaaaaatcaagtctgtaatttatcccatcagataaagcataaaaagaagtttaatttgacacctaattcactttcatatctcaagtatttaaaaagttatggccattttcatactcggaaattagcatcttgttccctattgattttctatggacataacaaaaaagatttttttttactataatatgtaactacattttataatatgtctacttctaataaataaataaataaaaaacttcttaaaaattaagagaactgaatgaaattttcagttatcgtagattgaaccattctgaaacaaatataaaataatcttacttggatgacctgaaattaaagcatataattagttagttacccaagtgtagctaatttcaaacttcaattagtagatctaaacatctatccatttcttaataaatgattaacatttttaaatagcctaagtgtccaaataatattcataaataattcacaataaaacatgatttttaaatctcatttacattaatttataggccaaatggaaggaatttagtgttcaattgctgtaaattaaagtccatttaaatcagctttctagtgggatcctgtgaacgcgctggtttagaatgttcacattgcgctagatttgtgccctcaaatgcccagaaaaatactgcgggatataatgggcccaaaatgagctactcgcaatattaaactttgtataaagggatcttaagaagccctttttaatgtaaaaataagcagcataccttctattatttgctctatgcgaccctgacagctgccggtggtcgcgggtttagagattgatttttaaactactataactattatacgaggcctttaaaactaataatagcttttgcgacggggtcttccagcgatttttcgttaataattaaccagcatctgcagttccttcctacactccgcATTTCCTAACAATGTATTGAATTTAATATCCCCAGCTGCTGTACTAGGATTTTGAATTACATTTAAGATTGTTAGTTTGGGTCTTTGGGTATTCTTCAAATAACATAACTAACTTGTTCTTGTACATCCAGCATGTCTATGTGTGATATGGCCTTAAGCTTTAAACTAGGTGACCGTTCCAGGCAGCACCAATAGTCTGAGAGTTAAATTTATTGCCTTTGCCAATCCTCTTTTGTTGATTGTGAGGTGCCCTGCACAAGCTGCTAAAAGTCCTATTTATGTAAAGATCCTGTTGTTGTAATCTGGTCTTGACATATGGAGTTACACAGTTATTCAGCCGGTGTGAAGCTTTGCTAAATTTTGTTTTGGAAGGGACATAGGTGCGCGTTGTCAACTGCCCAGTTTCTAATTTAGACAAGTCATGCTCTGTAGCCCTGCAAGAGGATTGAGGAACTTTTTCAACTAAAAAAAGCGTCAGCAAAAAGCAATTTCATGAGAATCTATagcaaaaacattttaaaaaatcatatCTACATAGTATGTCATCTTTAGGAAGCTATAGAGATTTATAAAAAAATTACCATTGCTTTTTGGAAGTGAACAGAACTTTAtttgacctgaagaagggtttcggcccgaaacgttgcctatttccttcgctccatagatgctgctgcacccgctgagtttctccagcttttttgtgtaccttttaattGACCTAAGAGGTTATTTTCCTTAGTgctttaaaatgatgaaaaatGTAAGATGTGTTAAGTAAAGACTGCCCTCATGTGAGCCATGCTCACTCTTTGGAAGTGAGGGTAATATGTTTTTAGACAATAGATATTTGACAATAtgtgcagagtaggccattcagcccttcgagccagcatcgccatccaatgtgatcatggctgatcatccacaatcagtttgcTGATTTTTGTAATAGTTGGCATGCAAATTCTTTTTTCAGCTTACAATTTAGCAAAAGAACAAAGGCTGAATTTTGGGGATGACATTCCAAGTGCCCTGAGGATAGCGAAAAAGAAGCGCTGGAACAACATTGAAGACAAAAGAATACAGCAGGAGAATGATCTTCATGACTACCTCTCCAAACTGATCCTCTCAGAAAAAGAAAGGTTTGTTTCAGTGCTTTAGTATACAGTTGAAAGAACTGTAAAATAGCTTCAATATCTAAAATGTGTTACATTTAATAGTAATTAAGATTAGAAGGGTGCACTGAAATGCTCTATTGCTTCCTATTGCTTTGTGCATGGAAAAGAATCTTCTACACTGAACAATGAATCGTGAATACTGCACATTGTGAAAACTCCCCTATCCCCTATTTCGACCTCTGCTACTCTTCCCATTCTTATTGCCTTGTTAGGAAAATAGATGATGTGAAAGTTAGGCCCGAAAATATTTCGAgtatttcggccaaaaacgtgctGATGTACAAGAGGCCATATCAGGAACACTGGTTGCAGTCAATGAGGTTAGACAAGGTGCACCTAGAAGAATtgctggggtccttggatggaggtgaggTTGGAGGTATATGGAAAGGTGTTATATCTCGTGTGGtttctggggaaagtacctggggagaaggTGATTTGGGTGGAAACGGATGAGTGaatcagggagttacagagggagcagtctccacccctttccgcttccaTAGAGAccgctcctgtacatcggcaagacaaaACGTAGACTTGGCAAATATCACTTGGCACCGATCATTTGCACTCAGTCTGCCAGGGCATACTGGATCTGCCAGTtgataactattttaactcctctACCGATTCACTtaatgttctttatctctccacatcactgtctatatctcttgcttcccttatcccaaaccagtctgaagaagggtctcgacctgaagcgtcacccattccttctctcctaagatgctgcctgacccgctgagttactccagctttttgtgtcctggCGCCTCTATTGCCAGAAAGAGGCCgctcacaaactggaggaacaacaccacgTTGAATTTCCCGATTTTGGGTACCTACATAAGTCCCACCTCTCatctttttgaggatgtaaccaggataatggacaagggagagccagtggatgtagtgcacctggactttcaggaagcatttgacaaggtcccacataggagattagtgggcaaaattagagcacatggtattgggggtagggtgctgacatggatagaaaattggttggcagatggggaacaaagggtaggaattaatgggttcctttcagaatggcatgcagtgactagtggggtaccgcaaagctgggtaccgcagctatttataatatattaatgatttggatgaagggattaaaagtaacattagcaaattaaatatatatatctatatcttgtgaatatgactgtaatcatatataattatgtatttttattttctaaaaataatataattgtgagtgtttattttgaatgagactgccgcagggGTCCggatcctgaaccagcctaattaatgggtgaaggcagatcctgtgggttcccccgtttactgaaccccactgagtgccagtgtgcagagtgggactgtggcagtgccaggctgggggaaagctaaggcatcttccactgacaggaaaatgcctaaccctaactttccccccttccagagctgctcaCGGCTGGAGTCGCGTTGGTACCAGCTGCGGGCTCCTTACGTGTGACCCAGCAGCATGTCcagctcggccagcatgcccttctggatcatcgtggtgatgatggtggggagcagcactgccctgcacgccgcctgggtcgccttcagcacccccatagcgccggctccgtcaGTCCGACTGCTtgctcgctgcaacaccggcctacCGAAAGCCCGAccgaccactcgcagcacccaccaGCCGTCTGACCATTCGCAGCACCCACCAGCGGCCTGGCCCGACCgaccactctcaccacccaccggcagcccgacagcccgaccgatcctccacagcatccatcggcctaccgacaagcccgaccgactgactgaccctaaccctaatcctaactcTAGCTCTACattttttatttatcatttttatttaacagttcacatcataactttataaagataaatcaattgaaaaacaaaattattagcaaggttagcattacctttattccttggaaaccttgttattgttttgatgtaatgaggagacaGTCATGagcccagggtcctcgctgcctagcgaccttCAAACAAAGCGCAGGATTTatcaatttgcgtccgacctcaatgtcaaacgtgcattgattagacaattactactcggaaaattggagcTTTTTCTCTTACTATAAAATAAAATGTGCATGTCTTGATGagattcaggtatgatttatataatatttttacactatGTTAAAAATttaggtagttccgtgagttggctcacgaacttgaacgaaaaagctcctcggcccacagcctttgtgtggaattctctgcctcagagggcggcggagaggctggttctctggatgctttcaagagagagttagatagagctcttagggatagtggagttaagggatatggagagaaggcaggaatgaggtactgattgtggatgatcagccaagatcacattgaatggcggtgctggctcgaagggccgtatggcctactcctgcacctattgtctattgtgtattgtttattgtctagtcTCCCACAaacccctaacccccccccactcccactccaCCATTTTCCCTACCTGTTCCCTGGATCCTTCCTGGACTCAAACCTATTTCACCCCACCCTGCTACCTGCATTTCTTCCTATAGCTTCATAATTTACAACGCTTTAAGCTACTTATCTCACTCTATCcacttctggcctttgtccaacgatctgcctatctaaaagccctcctcacctgtatcaacccgtTACCTGCCAGGCTGTGTCCTGTGCCTCTCCACTTTcttatctcccccacccccccctcccacaaccagtctgaagagcatcccgacctgaaatgtcacttatctatgttctccagagatgctgcttgacctgttgatttACTCTTGGCACTTTGACGTTGTTTGATTTCTGTCACGTGAGCTTGCTAATATTTGAATATGCTGCAGATTAAATGATTACAAAGATTAGCTCTTGTAAATGGTGATTTGGTGATAGttactgttttgtttttattgtgaATAGGGAAGTGGAACAATGTAAACGAAAACTCCATGAAGAGACCCTGGATGATTCCCGAACACGAATGGAAATTACAAAGATAGAAGTCAGACACGTaaggcttgattttttttttaatttccttgtTGGTCGTATTCTGGGGGATTGTTTTTACTGAATGTTACATAGTAATGATAATGTATAACCTAACTGCTTCCTAGAGAATGTTTGCACTGCTCTGATATGTTATGGAAACTGGGATATATAATCATTCTGTGATCTTTAAGGCACTGATTTTTATCTGTGCCTTTGTTGGATCCTATATAACTATGAAAACACAAGGATGCCACCCTTGACTTTGCTTTAGGCTTTAATTACTAAATTGCAGTTGAATTGTGCAATTAAATGTTATCAGCAATATAAAATATGTATAGAATAATTAAACTTTGTTTCTTTTCTCTCAGGGTAAATAGCGTATAACTTATTCTTAAATGTATCTAGGTTGTGTTCTGAAGTAGCAAATCCTTTCTATTTTTGGAAATAATCTGTTTTAGGCAAATCTTTTTAAGTTCTGTCTCTGAAGGCTATGGATCAGTGCCGGTGATTTGACAAAGGCACCTTGGGCCTAGTAACTGCAGCTACATAAATTTTAATTTGTATCAGACTCATAGAGATACATACCACCTTGTCGATACTGACTAAGTTGACATTCTGGTCTCTTCCCATGTGCCTACCATTGGCCCGTTTCCCTCtagacccttcctatccatatatctgtccaaatgccttttcaaagtcataattgtatttgATTAAATAGTTTTCTCTGACAGCATtacagatatggactaccctccaagtgaaaaagttgccattgaggtcctcttaaatctctcccctctcactttaagctTTTGCCATCCAGTTTTAGAATGCTATGTCCTGGGAAAAAGACCATGTTCACTGAGTGTTCACTTATTCATATCTCTTGTGGTCTTTACACCTCAATTAACTTATCTTGAACAAAGAATAAGGAGTTggccatttagtacggagatgaggaaaaacattttcacccagagttgtgaatctgtggaattttctgcctcagaaggcagtggaggccaattcactggatgctttcaagagagagttagatagagctcttaaagatagccggagtcaggggatatggggagaaggcaggaacagggtactgattgtggatgatcagccatgatcacagtgcatggcagtgctggctcgaagggccgaatggcctactcctgcacctattgtctattgctataCTCCAAACAAAacggtcccagcctatccaacctctccctataactcaagcccaggtAACTTAtttgtgaatctcttctgcaccttttctAACTTAATGATGTCCTCCCTATAGCTGGGTGTGACCAGAGCACTCTCGCCAACAATCTTTGAGGCTGATGTCCCAACCTTTGAACTCGTACCCTTCCCAAGGAAGGCAGGCGTGCCAAACAccaccttcaccaccctgtccacctgacttgccactttcagggaaccatgcacctgtactttccaaatctctctgttctacaacactctccagggttcTACCATATACTGTCTTCAGTTCTGTCCTGGTTTGTTCAACATCTCACCCATGTTAAATTGCATTTCCCATTGCTTGGTGCACATTCCTAACTGATCTAGATTAAAAAGACTTTGAGGCAAGAAGTGTATTTATATGCAAATttgttaaattattttgtttttaattattggAGTAATGCAGAACATATTACTGCAATGAAAAAATGCATCTAATTATCACTTGCAATGAGACGCACCACATATTACACAGCCACTCTTGTAAGAAAACTGATAATAAACTGAATGGAATGATGGAGAAGAAGAAATGCTTGATGTTGTTACCTGGCTTGTTGGCTTCAATCTCATTCATATTTAATTTTCCCCTCCGCTCTTTAAAAACTGTCCATATTTGCTGTTGGGCAAATTTGGTTCCCAGCCCCATTCCTTTGTTCTTTTTGTGGGGGTTAAATTGTGTTTCTTTTCAATGTTTAACCAATGTTCAGAGTTTAAATGGAACCTATCAATATGCAACAATTTCTTTTTCTCCCATGTTGCAAAGTTTCTGAATTGGATG
It contains:
- the stub1 gene encoding E3 ubiquitin-protein ligase CHIP, with amino-acid sequence MSGSPEKSLTAQELKEQGNRLFLSRKYPEAAASYSKAINRNPSVAVYHTNRALCYVKMQQFDKAVADCKHALELDSQSVKAHFFLGQCLVEMENYDEAIGNLNRAYNLAKEQRLNFGDDIPSALRIAKKKRWNNIEDKRIQQENDLHDYLSKLILSEKEREVEQCKRKLHEETLDDSRTRMEITKIEVRHDKYMNEMDDLFSQVDEKRKKRDIPDYLCGKISFELMREPCITPSGITYDRKDIEEHLQRVGHFDPVTRSPLTQEQLIPNLAMKEVIDAFISENGWVEDY